In Verrucomicrobiota bacterium, a single genomic region encodes these proteins:
- a CDS encoding ABC transporter permease: protein MWLTRCWIPKCAMGESAKTQGIRAGGGGTRTGQGPWSRAWSHFWSRAPAKYSAVLLLALAVWVGAGPAWLGDKALRLTDANLSPPGAQHWFGTDLHGRDLLSRVLSGARISVAVGLVGAMVSLVIGVSVGAIAGYWGGKLDAILMRLVDALYALPSILLVIVLVAVLEDAAKASWGGSHAVEAGGWIRLLFLLGGLGAVSWLTMARVVRGQVLSIRERAFVEASRALGGGRWHVLRRHVLPQLSGVVLAYLMLTVPGIILYESFLSYLGLGIQPPHASLGTLIAEGAGQLNPIRISWWLLVFPGGMLVLTLALLQQVGDGLREAFDPKA from the coding sequence ATGTGGCTTACACGGTGTTGGATCCCAAAGTGCGCCATGGGTGAATCGGCGAAGACGCAAGGGATCCGCGCAGGCGGCGGAGGGACACGCACCGGGCAGGGGCCATGGTCGCGGGCATGGAGTCATTTTTGGTCGCGGGCACCGGCGAAGTACTCGGCGGTCTTGCTCTTGGCGCTGGCGGTTTGGGTTGGGGCCGGGCCGGCTTGGCTGGGTGACAAGGCGTTGCGTTTGACCGACGCCAACCTGTCGCCGCCCGGCGCCCAGCACTGGTTCGGGACGGATCTGCATGGGCGGGACCTGCTCAGCAGGGTGTTGTCGGGGGCGAGGATTTCCGTGGCGGTGGGGTTGGTGGGGGCGATGGTCAGTCTGGTGATCGGTGTTTCGGTGGGTGCGATCGCGGGTTACTGGGGCGGAAAACTGGACGCGATCCTCATGCGTCTGGTGGATGCGCTGTATGCCTTGCCTTCGATCCTGCTGGTCATTGTGTTGGTGGCGGTGTTGGAGGATGCGGCGAAAGCGTCCTGGGGAGGATCCCATGCCGTGGAAGCGGGCGGGTGGATCCGCCTGCTCTTTTTGTTGGGCGGGTTGGGAGCGGTTTCCTGGCTGACCATGGCGCGTGTGGTTCGAGGCCAGGTGCTCTCGATTCGGGAACGCGCGTTTGTGGAAGCCAGCCGGGCGCTAGGCGGGGGGCGCTGGCATGTGTTGCGCCGTCATGTTCTGCCGCAGCTCAGTGGAGTGGTGCTGGCTTATCTCATGCTCACCGTGCCTGGCATCATTCTTTATGAATCGTTTCTGAGTTACCTCGGACTCGGGATTCAGCCGCCGCACGCCAGCTTGGGAACACTCATTGCGGAGGGGGCCGGGCAGTTGAATCCGATTCGCATATCGTGGTGGCTCCTCGTGTTTCCGGGCGGCATGCTAGTCCTGACCCTGGCCCTGCTGCAACAGGTCGGTGATGGATTGAGGGAAGCGTTCGATCCGAAGGCCTAG
- a CDS encoding ABC transporter permease: protein MIPVLLGISFVVFGMIRAAPGGPFDTARAAVSEEARDALRARYHLDEPVWKQYGRFLAQLVKGDLGPSLKYRHHTVNDVLSQALPVSMMLGVMAFLFALALGIPLGVAAAVGRGRASGWLAESAILLCISIPALLLGPLLVLVFAVGLGWFPVGLWNSPWHAVLPVATLGIFFAGRVARLMREGMMDAFGSSFVTAARARGVGEGSLIWRHALPIGATPVVSYAGPLLADLLTGSFVVENVFQIPGIGVFMVNSALNRDYTMVVGLVLVYAVLLLMLNLVVDVAYTVLDPKVRHG, encoded by the coding sequence ATGATTCCGGTCCTCTTGGGGATCAGCTTCGTGGTGTTTGGCATGATTCGCGCGGCCCCGGGCGGACCCTTCGACACTGCGCGCGCGGCGGTATCCGAGGAAGCCCGCGACGCGTTGCGCGCGCGCTATCATTTGGATGAACCCGTTTGGAAACAATACGGCCGGTTTTTGGCGCAGCTGGTGAAGGGAGATTTGGGACCGTCCTTGAAATATCGGCATCATACGGTGAACGACGTGTTGAGCCAGGCCTTGCCGGTTTCGATGATGCTGGGAGTCATGGCGTTCCTGTTTGCGCTGGCTTTGGGGATTCCTTTGGGGGTGGCGGCCGCGGTAGGACGCGGGCGCGCCTCGGGATGGCTCGCGGAAAGCGCCATTTTGCTTTGCATTTCCATTCCGGCGCTTCTGTTGGGACCCCTGCTGGTTCTGGTTTTCGCGGTCGGTCTGGGATGGTTCCCGGTGGGCCTGTGGAATTCGCCCTGGCACGCGGTCTTGCCGGTGGCCACGCTGGGGATTTTCTTCGCCGGCCGCGTCGCGCGTTTGATGCGTGAAGGCATGATGGACGCGTTCGGGTCGAGTTTTGTGACTGCTGCTCGGGCGCGGGGCGTTGGCGAGGGGAGTTTGATTTGGCGTCACGCGTTGCCTATCGGAGCCACTCCGGTGGTTTCTTATGCGGGTCCGCTGCTGGCGGACTTGCTCACGGGTTCTTTTGTCGTGGAGAATGTGTTTCAGATTCCGGGGATTGGAGTGTTCATGGTGAACAGCGCGCTGAACCGGGATTACACGATGGTGGTGGGTTTGGTGCTCGTTTACGCCGTTCTCTTGTTGATGCTCAATCTCGTGGTGGATGTGGCTTACACGGTGTTGGATCCCAAAGTGCGCCATGGGTGA
- a CDS encoding peptide ABC transporter substrate-binding protein — protein sequence MRNRAPASNPRGRAAWSGEGRDFAANRGRPLSLCGLEEPRRLGGIWVLPLLFLLGLTPGCGGRGPAPDLVIINGKEPESLDPAVMSGEAEGRIVQALFEGLTRYNPTNGMAEPGLAESWTLSENGRRYRFRLRSEARWSNGEPIRTKDVLYSWFRMIDPVEGSQYSSPFYLIRNAEAYQTGTVKSRAEVGMKASDELNLEVELENPAPYFVELCAYAPMAVVPQQSIERHRSAWLTQGQPPASGAYTLVEWRLNDRVRLRKNPHYWDAAGVKSTLIDLLPVTHPTTALNLYLSGQADVIWDKDLIPSDLVETLRKRPDFHSFDYLATYFLRFNTTRKPFHDPRVRRALALAIDKRRIVEQITRGGERPAGHLVPPGLPGYVSPPGLSVDPDRARALLAEAGFPGGAGFPKFHYHFDSRKSQENIAVQIQAMWEKELGLRAELRPQEWQVYLNTQSQLDYDISRSSWIGDYNDPTTFLDLFAGGNLNNRTGWKHEKYDTLLKRAGAEPAGPARAELLRQAETLLVEQEMPVVPLYFYAGMQIHDPRRIEGIHPNLRAEHPLRAVARRGARR from the coding sequence ATGCGAAATCGCGCGCCCGCGTCGAATCCGAGGGGCCGCGCGGCATGGAGTGGTGAAGGGCGGGATTTCGCCGCAAATCGCGGCCGCCCGCTTTCCTTATGCGGTTTGGAAGAGCCCAGGCGATTAGGTGGGATTTGGGTTCTGCCGCTCCTGTTCCTTCTCGGATTGACCCCAGGCTGCGGCGGGCGAGGTCCCGCCCCGGATTTGGTCATCATCAACGGCAAGGAGCCTGAATCGCTGGATCCCGCCGTCATGAGCGGGGAGGCGGAGGGCCGGATCGTGCAGGCCCTGTTCGAAGGACTCACGCGCTACAACCCGACCAACGGAATGGCCGAACCCGGGTTGGCTGAGAGTTGGACCCTCTCCGAGAATGGACGACGCTATCGATTCCGGCTGCGATCCGAGGCCCGTTGGTCCAATGGCGAACCCATCCGAACGAAGGATGTGTTATACTCCTGGTTCCGGATGATCGATCCCGTCGAGGGGAGCCAATACTCGAGTCCTTTCTACCTTATTCGAAACGCCGAAGCTTATCAAACGGGCACGGTGAAATCCCGCGCCGAGGTGGGGATGAAAGCGTCGGATGAGCTGAATCTGGAGGTGGAGCTGGAAAACCCGGCGCCTTATTTCGTCGAACTGTGCGCCTACGCTCCCATGGCCGTCGTCCCCCAGCAGTCCATTGAGCGGCATCGGTCTGCTTGGTTGACGCAGGGTCAACCCCCTGCCAGCGGCGCTTATACCCTGGTGGAGTGGCGGCTCAACGACCGTGTGCGTCTGCGGAAGAATCCGCATTACTGGGACGCGGCGGGAGTGAAATCGACCTTGATCGACTTGCTTCCCGTCACGCATCCGACCACGGCGTTGAACCTCTACTTGAGCGGCCAGGCGGACGTGATTTGGGACAAGGATTTGATTCCATCGGATCTGGTGGAGACCTTGCGGAAGCGGCCGGATTTTCATTCTTTCGATTATCTGGCGACCTATTTCCTGCGGTTCAACACCACGCGCAAACCGTTTCATGATCCTCGGGTGCGCCGTGCGCTGGCGCTGGCGATCGACAAACGAAGGATTGTGGAGCAGATCACGCGCGGAGGGGAACGTCCGGCGGGCCATCTCGTGCCGCCCGGTTTGCCGGGTTATGTTTCGCCTCCGGGGCTTTCGGTGGATCCGGATCGGGCGCGAGCCTTGCTGGCGGAGGCGGGTTTTCCGGGAGGGGCGGGCTTTCCGAAGTTCCACTATCATTTCGACAGCCGCAAATCGCAGGAGAACATCGCGGTGCAAATCCAGGCCATGTGGGAGAAGGAGCTGGGGTTGCGGGCTGAATTGCGTCCCCAGGAATGGCAGGTTTATCTGAATACGCAGAGCCAGTTGGACTACGACATCAGCCGGAGCAGTTGGATCGGTGATTACAATGATCCCACCACGTTTCTCGATCTGTTCGCCGGCGGTAACCTGAACAATCGCACGGGTTGGAAGCACGAGAAGTATGACACGCTGTTAAAGCGGGCCGGAGCCGAGCCCGCGGGCCCGGCGCGCGCCGAGTTGTTGCGGCAGGCCGAGACGCTGCTCGTGGAACAAGAGATGCCCGTCGTACCGCTCTACTTCTATGCCGGCATGCAGATTCACGACCCTCGGCGGATTGAGGGGATTCATCCAAACTTGAGGGCTGAACATCCGTTGAGAGCGGTGGCGAGAAGGGGGGCGAGGCGGTGA
- the secG gene encoding preprotein translocase subunit SecG, producing MSILIGFLTVLLVLASLLLGLLVLIQLPKKEAGMGAAFGGGTTDALFGAGSGTALTHITKYTAATFLGLCLILSVLHSRQSSSGSRNVLEKLEQKSKTTAVVPSAAAPATATAGTNALTLPSATTPAPAAPALTTPAAAVAPATAPTPVPPPATAPAPNK from the coding sequence ATGAGCATTCTGATTGGTTTTCTTACGGTATTGCTGGTGCTTGCCAGCTTGTTGTTGGGTCTCTTGGTCTTGATTCAGTTGCCAAAGAAGGAGGCCGGCATGGGCGCTGCGTTCGGCGGGGGCACGACCGATGCCTTGTTTGGCGCGGGTTCGGGCACGGCGCTCACGCATATCACCAAGTACACGGCGGCGACCTTCCTCGGCCTGTGCTTGATCTTGTCGGTGCTGCATTCCCGGCAGTCGAGCTCGGGATCGAGGAACGTGTTGGAGAAGCTGGAGCAGAAGTCGAAGACCACCGCTGTGGTCCCCTCCGCGGCGGCTCCCGCGACCGCCACTGCTGGAACCAACGCGTTGACGCTGCCCAGCGCGACCACCCCGGCACCTGCCGCGCCCGCTTTGACCACGCCCGCTGCGGCGGTGGCCCCGGCCACTGCGCCAACCCCAGTTCCGCCCCCAGCGACCGCTCCGGCGCCGAACAAGTAA
- a CDS encoding triose-phosphate isomerase, whose protein sequence is MDKERKLLIAGNWKMNKTAAEALDLAQALDRDLGLVKEVEVAVCPPFTALARVSEVLKDSNLRLGAQNMSEHANGAYTGEISAEMLKEFYVRYVILGHSERRQYQKESDALIARKAAAAHAATLKPIVCVGETLQEREANQTAAVVESQVRGSLAGLTKAQMEETVLAYEPVWAIGTGRTATSAQAQEVHALIRKLLASLFDEAVARRVRIQYGGSVKPANARELMSLPDVDGALVGGASLEARSFSDIVKNSI, encoded by the coding sequence ATGGACAAGGAACGCAAATTACTCATCGCGGGCAATTGGAAGATGAACAAGACGGCGGCGGAGGCGCTCGATCTGGCGCAAGCGCTTGATCGGGATCTCGGCCTTGTCAAGGAGGTGGAAGTGGCTGTGTGTCCGCCCTTCACGGCCTTGGCGCGAGTTTCTGAAGTGTTGAAGGATTCCAATCTTCGGTTGGGTGCTCAGAACATGAGCGAGCATGCCAACGGGGCTTATACGGGTGAGATTTCAGCCGAGATGCTGAAGGAATTCTACGTGCGTTACGTGATTTTGGGACATTCCGAGCGCCGTCAGTATCAAAAGGAATCGGACGCTTTGATTGCCAGGAAGGCGGCTGCGGCGCACGCGGCGACCTTGAAGCCGATCGTTTGCGTGGGGGAGACGCTCCAGGAACGCGAGGCCAATCAAACGGCGGCCGTGGTGGAGTCCCAGGTGCGCGGCAGCCTCGCCGGCTTGACCAAAGCGCAAATGGAAGAGACAGTCTTGGCCTATGAACCGGTTTGGGCGATCGGCACGGGCAGGACTGCGACGTCCGCCCAAGCCCAAGAAGTGCATGCGTTGATCCGCAAGCTGCTGGCTTCTCTGTTTGATGAAGCGGTGGCCCGGAGGGTGCGCATTCAGTATGGCGGGAGTGTCAAGCCTGCCAACGCCCGCGAGTTGATGAGCCTTCCGGACGTGGATGGCGCGCTGGTGGGTGGCGCTTCGCTGGAAGCGCGCAGTTTCTCGGATATTGTGAAGAACTCTATATAG
- a CDS encoding phosphoglycerate kinase, translating to MAKTSIRELNVSGKRVLMRVDYNVPLKEDGGRMVITDATRIQETLETLKWLISQGGKIILMAHLGRPKGQRDPSASLRPVAEKLSEMLGQPVRFADDCIGEGVENQVRAMQPGEVLLLENVRYHNEEEANDPAFAAKLASLADLYVNDAFGAAHRAHASTEGVAKLVKARGGACAGGFLMERELKFLGDELEAPARPFVVILGGAKVSDKIGVIDRLLEKADTIIIGGGMAYTFRYALGHKVGKSLLEADKTQVALNALEKAKQRKIRFLLPMDNVVATPVVTDKLNKKSKPIVEFKDPRINAGTQIPDHEEGLDIGPETVKVFADAVRSAKTILWNGPMGMFEDPRFAAGTNAIAQAVVEATEKNGAKSLIGGGDSVKALNQAGLGSRVTFMSTGGGASLEFLEGQVLPGVAALDDRP from the coding sequence ATGGCTAAAACCTCCATTCGCGAGCTGAACGTGAGCGGAAAACGCGTCCTGATGCGCGTGGACTACAACGTGCCGCTCAAGGAAGACGGCGGGCGGATGGTGATCACGGACGCGACTCGGATTCAGGAAACGCTCGAGACCCTCAAGTGGTTGATCAGCCAGGGGGGCAAGATCATTTTGATGGCTCACTTGGGACGGCCCAAAGGACAGCGAGACCCTAGTGCTTCGCTGCGGCCGGTGGCGGAAAAACTGTCCGAGATGCTGGGCCAGCCGGTTCGATTTGCCGACGATTGCATTGGTGAGGGGGTTGAGAATCAAGTGAGGGCCATGCAGCCCGGCGAAGTTCTGCTTTTGGAGAACGTCCGGTATCACAACGAGGAGGAAGCCAACGACCCGGCCTTCGCGGCGAAGCTGGCTTCTCTGGCCGACCTTTATGTGAACGACGCATTTGGCGCGGCCCATCGCGCGCATGCTTCGACGGAAGGCGTGGCCAAGTTGGTGAAGGCCCGTGGAGGAGCTTGTGCCGGCGGGTTTCTCATGGAACGGGAGCTCAAGTTTCTCGGGGACGAGTTGGAGGCGCCGGCCAGGCCCTTCGTGGTCATTTTAGGGGGCGCCAAAGTTTCCGACAAGATCGGGGTCATCGATCGGTTGCTCGAAAAGGCCGACACGATCATCATTGGCGGCGGCATGGCCTACACGTTTCGATACGCTCTGGGCCACAAGGTGGGGAAATCCTTGCTGGAAGCGGACAAGACACAGGTTGCTTTGAACGCCTTGGAGAAAGCCAAGCAGCGCAAGATCCGTTTTCTACTGCCGATGGACAACGTGGTCGCCACCCCTGTGGTCACCGACAAGTTGAACAAGAAGAGCAAGCCGATCGTGGAGTTCAAGGATCCGAGGATCAATGCCGGCACGCAGATTCCGGATCACGAGGAAGGACTCGATATCGGGCCGGAAACGGTGAAGGTTTTTGCGGATGCGGTCCGATCGGCGAAAACGATTTTATGGAATGGTCCGATGGGGATGTTTGAGGACCCGCGCTTCGCGGCTGGAACCAACGCCATTGCGCAAGCGGTGGTGGAAGCCACGGAAAAGAACGGCGCCAAGTCCCTGATTGGCGGCGGGGACAGTGTTAAAGCTTTGAACCAAGCCGGGCTGGGATCTCGAGTCACCTTTATGAGCACCGGGGGGGGTGCGAGCTTGGAATTCCTGGAAGGCCAGGTTTTGCCCGGGGTGGCGGCGTTGGATGATCGCCCCTAA